A stretch of Bos indicus isolate NIAB-ARS_2022 breed Sahiwal x Tharparkar chromosome 24, NIAB-ARS_B.indTharparkar_mat_pri_1.0, whole genome shotgun sequence DNA encodes these proteins:
- the NDC80 gene encoding kinetochore protein NDC80 homolog: MKRSSVSTGGAGRLSMQELRSQDLNKPGLHTPQTKEKSTFGKLNINRPTSERKTSVFGKRTSGPGSRNSQFGIFSTSEKIKDPRPLNDKAFIQQCIRQLCEFLSENGYAYSVSMKSLQAPSVKDFLKIFTFLYGFLCPSYELPDTKFEEEVPRIFRDLGYPFALSKSSMYTVGAPHTWPHIVAALVWLIDCIKLHNAMKESSPLFDDGQPWGEETEDGIMHNKLFLDYTIKCYESFMTGADSFEEMNAELQSKLKDLFNVDASKLESLAAKNRALNEQIARLEQEREKEPNRLESLRKLKTSLQADVQKYQAYMSNLESHSAILDQKLNGLDEEISRVELECETMKQENSRLQNIVDNQKYSVADVERINHERNELQQTINKLTKDLEAEQQQLWNEELKYARGKEAIETQLTEYHKLARKLKLIPKGAENSKGYDFEIKFNPDAGANCLVKYRAQVYAPLKELLNQTEEEINKALNKKMGLEDTLEQLSTMITESRRSVRTLKEEVQKLDDLYQQKVKEAEEEDKKCADELESLEKHKHLLESAVNEGLSEAVNELDAIQREYQLVVQTTTEERRKVGNNLQRLLEMVAIHVGSVEKHLEEQIAKNDRECKEYASEDLLENIREIGDKYKKKAALIQALDE, translated from the exons CAAAGAGAAATCAACCTTTGGAAAATTGAACATAAACAGACCCACATCTGAAAGAAAAACCTCTGTATTTGGTAAAAG AACTAGTGGACCTGGATCCCGGAATAGTCAGTTTGGTATATTTTCCACTTCTGAAAAAATCAAGGACCCAAGACCACTTAATGACAAAGCATTTATTCAGCAATGTATTCGACAGCTCTGTGag tTTCTTTCAGAAAACGGTTATGCATATAGTGTATCCATGAAATCTCTACAAGCTCCTTCTGTTAAAGACTTCCTGAAGatcttcacttttctttatgGCTTCCTCTGCCCTTCGTATGAACTTCCTGACACAAAGTTTGAAGAAGAGGTTCCAAGAATCTTTAGAGATCTTGG GTATCCTTTTGCATTATCGAAAAGCTCCATGTATACAGTGGGGGCCCCTCATACGTGGCCTCACATTGTGGCAGCCTTGGTTTGGCTAATAGACTGCATCAAG TTACATAATGCCATGAAAGAAAGCTCACCTTTATTTGATGATGGACAGCCTTGGggagaagaaactgaagatggaATTATGCATAATAAG CTGTTTTTGGACTACACCATAAAATGCTATGAAAGTTTCATGACTGGTGCCGACAGCTTTGAGGAGATGAATGCAGAGCTGCAGTCCAAGCTGA aggatttaTTTAACGTAGATGCTTCCAAGCTGGAATCATTAGCAGCAAAAAACAGAGCATTGAATGAACAAATTGCAAGATTggagcaagaaagagaaaaagaaccg aatcgTCTAGAGTCATTGAGAAAATTGAAAACTTCTTTACAAGCAGATGTTCAGAAGTATCAGGCATACATGAGCAATTTGGAGTCTCATTCAGCCATTCTTGACCAGAAATTGAATGGTCTCGATGAAGAAATTTCTAGAGTAG AACTAGAATGTGAAACAATGAAACAGGAGAATTCTCGACTACAGAATATTGTTGACAACCAGAAGTACTCGGTTGCAGACGTTGAGAGAATAAATCATGAAAGAAATGAATTGCAGCAGACCATTAATAAATTAACCAAGGACCTAGAGGCTGAACAGCAGCAGTTGTGGAATGAGGAGCTGAAATATGCCCGAGGCAAAGAGGCG ATTGAAACACAATTAACAGAGTATCATAAATTGGCTAGAAAATTAAAACTTATCCCTAAGGGTGCTGAAAATTCCAAAGGTTATGACTTTGAAATTAAGTTTAATCCTGACGCTGGTGCCAACTGCCTTGTCAAATACAGAGCTCAAGTTTAT GCACCACTCAAGGAACTGTTGAACcaaactgaagaagaaattaataaagcTCTAAATAAAAAGATGGGTTTAGAGGATACTTTAGAACAA TTAAGTACAATGATCACAGAAAGCAGGAGAAGTGTACGAACTCTGAAAGAAGAAGTTCAAAAGCTGGATGATCTTTACCAACAGAAAGTGAAG GAAGCTGAGGAAGAGGACAAAAAATGTGCCGATGAGCTGGAGTCCTTGGAGAAACACAAGCACCTGCTGGAGAGCGCAGTTAACGAGGGCCTCAGTGAGGCTGTGAATGAGTTAGACGCTATTCAGCGGGA ATACCAACTAGTCGTGCAGACCACAACTGAAGAGAGACGGAAAGTGGGAAATAACTTGCAGCGTCTTTTAGAGATGGTTGCTATACATGTCGGGTCTGTGGAG AAACACCTTGAGGAGCAGATTGCTAAAAACGATAGAGAGTGTAAAGAATACGCATCTGAAGATCTCTTGGAAAACATCAGAGAGATTGGAGACAAGTACAAGAAGAAAGCTGCTCTAATTCAGGCTCTTGATGAATGA